A genomic region of Oceaniferula marina contains the following coding sequences:
- a CDS encoding IS4 family transposase yields MPIQSYRGHSTQPAATLNLTRDEIESLAKQVGFIKRRTQGFSASGFLLSLLKAVTGGKGSLSQLATSLGATEVRTLTRQGLAYRFSSQGLKFMQECLALVGKDLHKPKHKGLIPVKFSRVILQDATQVRLHPKNAKHYKGIGNKSGAVSCAKLDTLTVLSTGEVVSTLLTNGKEQDRVNGHQLFDHLKKGDLVLRDMGYFDVKAFARIEAQGAFWVSRLTALASVWVDNKTPIEELLRXTSQDVLDLGVVVTKKRHKCRLIAVRAPEEVANLRRAKAKKHRKKMGSQPRKESLLRAGWSLYLTNLDVDEVESLDIVKIYEQRWAIEIQFRALKGSSKIRNLLNCRANKTHLHILLTALMIYAQLIGKSYCFMLGKSQKKRSVSIEKVAQWLSLRVVEMRSIEAPLTYAIKNLLHEKRHRKPLAERAKSLF; encoded by the coding sequence ATGCCTATTCAAAGCTACCGAGGTCACTCGACCCAGCCTGCCGCCACATTGAATCTCACTCGGGATGAGATCGAAAGTTTAGCGAAGCAGGTAGGATTTATCAAGCGTCGCACTCAGGGATTTTCAGCCTCGGGATTTCTTCTTTCTCTTCTTAAAGCAGTGACTGGAGGCAAGGGGTCATTAAGCCAACTAGCCACTTCATTGGGAGCAACCGAAGTGAGGACTCTGACCAGGCAGGGGCTAGCCTATCGCTTTAGCTCACAAGGGTTGAAATTTATGCAAGAGTGCCTTGCTTTGGTCGGAAAAGATCTCCACAAGCCAAAGCATAAGGGGCTCATTCCTGTGAAGTTCTCCCGGGTCATTCTTCAGGATGCAACGCAAGTGCGCTTGCATCCCAAAAATGCAAAGCACTACAAAGGAATTGGAAACAAGTCAGGTGCAGTCTCATGTGCAAAGCTCGACACATTAACTGTTCTTTCTACTGGTGAAGTTGTATCAACTCTCCTTACCAACGGCAAAGAACAAGATCGAGTCAATGGCCACCAACTTTTTGATCATTTAAAGAAAGGCGATCTCGTTTTACGAGACATGGGATATTTTGATGTGAAAGCGTTCGCTAGGATCGAAGCGCAAGGAGCTTTTTGGGTAAGTCGTTTGACTGCTTTGGCCTCAGTCTGGGTTGATAATAAAACACCCATTGAAGAACTTCTCAGACNTACTTCCCAAGACGTTTTGGATCTGGGTGTCGTTGTGACTAAGAAACGTCACAAATGCCGACTCATTGCCGTGAGAGCACCGGAGGAAGTGGCGAACTTACGTCGAGCAAAGGCAAAGAAACACCGGAAAAAGATGGGGAGTCAACCTCGTAAGGAAAGCCTCCTGCGCGCAGGTTGGAGTCTTTATTTAACAAACCTTGATGTCGACGAAGTTGAGAGTCTCGATATAGTTAAAATATACGAGCAACGCTGGGCCATCGAAATTCAGTTTCGTGCTTTGAAAGGAAGTTCTAAAATTCGCAATTTACTCAATTGTAGGGCAAATAAAACTCATCTTCACATTCTGCTGACAGCACTGATGATCTATGCGCAGTTGATCGGAAAGTCCTATTGCTTCATGCTTGGGAAAAGTCAGAAGAAACGCAGCGTCAGCATTGAAAAAGTGGCGCAGTGGCTGTCGCTGAGAGTTGTCGAGATGAGATCTATCGAGGCTCCACTCACCTATGCCATCAAAAATCTGTTGCACGAAAAACGCCATCGAAAACCTTTAGCAGAAAGAGCTAAGTCCTTATTTTGA
- a CDS encoding S1C family serine protease: MKATPRTTNQRIKWLSTFGIGTMLLALPVTAIERPSEPNDPKPKEGPQGEEIKAKGDAPEVAQVKRAMLGLGGAPASEILSLHLGLKDGQGLLLFHVIPGSAADKAGLKPHDIITQIEGIPIGSQDQLREQIFKHKPGDEVKIQYIHAGKRVEKKITLGERPAEMRIGKAQGNAPGGNPWMFKGLGGQIPEGERMKIEKQIQQHMDRMRKQFDQKGMMELRFDDIEKAIPKDGNGAKGFQMNASTSISISDEEGSVTMKTVNGKKEVVVRDKKGEIVFEGPYDNEQDKAALPDDIRDRVGRLDLGKVDGNGLRLRILPGQMKQAEQPDNEEEAQ; the protein is encoded by the coding sequence ATGAAAGCTACCCCTAGAACCACCAACCAACGAATCAAATGGCTCAGCACCTTTGGCATCGGAACCATGCTTTTGGCATTACCTGTCACGGCTATTGAGCGTCCATCCGAACCTAATGACCCGAAGCCGAAAGAAGGGCCTCAGGGTGAAGAAATTAAAGCCAAGGGCGATGCGCCAGAAGTGGCTCAAGTCAAACGTGCCATGTTAGGCTTAGGCGGAGCTCCGGCGTCCGAAATCCTATCGCTTCACCTTGGTCTCAAGGATGGGCAGGGGCTTCTTCTTTTCCATGTTATTCCAGGTTCGGCCGCCGATAAGGCTGGCCTCAAACCTCACGACATCATCACCCAGATCGAGGGAATTCCTATCGGCAGTCAGGACCAGCTCAGAGAGCAAATCTTCAAGCACAAACCTGGCGATGAAGTGAAGATCCAGTATATTCACGCAGGTAAACGCGTGGAGAAAAAAATCACCTTGGGTGAACGCCCGGCAGAGATGCGAATCGGGAAAGCCCAGGGTAATGCTCCAGGGGGCAATCCATGGATGTTCAAAGGACTCGGAGGCCAAATCCCAGAGGGTGAGCGAATGAAGATTGAAAAGCAGATTCAACAACACATGGATCGTATGCGTAAACAATTCGACCAAAAGGGGATGATGGAACTTCGATTTGACGATATCGAAAAAGCCATACCCAAAGATGGCAATGGAGCGAAAGGCTTCCAAATGAACGCATCAACATCTATCAGCATCTCTGATGAGGAAGGCTCCGTCACGATGAAAACCGTAAACGGAAAGAAGGAAGTCGTCGTTCGCGATAAAAAAGGAGAAATCGTTTTTGAAGGCCCCTATGACAATGAACAAGACAAGGCAGCACTCCCCGATGACATTCGGGACAGGGTTGGCCGACTTGATTTGGGGAAAGTCGACGGTAATGGCCTTCGCCTTAGGATCTTGCCTGGACAAATGAAACAAGCCGAGCAGCCTGATAACGAAGAAGAGGCTCAGTAA
- a CDS encoding RNA polymerase sigma factor: MNGSPATISIHSALDLDNEEGEEAGASTRLARVHDLHDDLREGAWTDWLQENGPRMLLFARNQTRSTEDAEDVLQDALIKLARKIEEGSFDGGQESWKPYLYTAIRRLAIDLGRKNDRRSKREEKSEIDRRVQTGGVTDPWFESESSNDETRVLLEKNLKKLPQKFSEVIIMKIWGERTFAEIGEILGVSLNTVASRYRYGLERLRKSLNTSRIQEDI; the protein is encoded by the coding sequence GTGAACGGCTCCCCGGCAACCATATCGATCCATTCAGCACTCGACCTCGACAATGAGGAGGGAGAAGAAGCAGGCGCGTCCACGCGGCTTGCAAGGGTCCACGATCTTCACGACGACTTAAGGGAGGGCGCCTGGACCGACTGGTTACAGGAAAACGGTCCTCGGATGTTGCTCTTTGCGCGAAACCAAACCAGAAGCACGGAAGATGCTGAGGATGTGCTGCAAGACGCTCTGATCAAATTAGCTCGAAAAATAGAGGAAGGTTCATTTGATGGCGGTCAGGAGTCGTGGAAACCGTATCTTTACACCGCGATCCGCAGGTTGGCCATTGATCTGGGAAGGAAAAATGACCGCAGATCGAAGCGTGAGGAAAAATCTGAGATTGATCGTCGCGTCCAAACGGGAGGGGTGACGGACCCGTGGTTTGAAAGTGAATCCTCAAATGATGAAACCAGGGTTTTGCTTGAAAAAAACCTCAAGAAGCTCCCTCAAAAATTCTCTGAAGTCATCATTATGAAGATCTGGGGAGAACGCACGTTTGCTGAAATCGGAGAAATCCTCGGCGTTTCTTTAAACACAGTGGCGTCCCGGTATCGCTACGGACTTGAACGCCTTCGTAAATCTCTCAACACATCTCGAATCCAGGAAGACATCTAA